The Streptomonospora litoralis genome window below encodes:
- a CDS encoding PspA/IM30 family protein has protein sequence MIFKSKATRAMDSVEDPRETLDYSYQKQLELLQKVRRGVADVATSRKRVELQVQQLEQQSGKLETQSRTALGQGREDLAREALTRRSGLQSQIDGLRQQHEQLQGEEQKLTLAAQRLQAKVDSFRTRKETIKATYTAAQAQTQISEAFSGISEEMGDVGMAVQRAEDKTAEMQARSGAVDELLASGALDDVTGTSQDDIQSELDRMSSTSGVELELERMKQEIGQGGSESARQIEGGESGSQGTSGSGGAGANGSANGGQPGQTQSYRQGEGA, from the coding sequence ATGATCTTCAAGTCCAAGGCCACTCGGGCCATGGACTCCGTCGAGGACCCGCGCGAGACCCTCGACTACTCCTACCAGAAGCAGCTTGAGCTGCTGCAGAAGGTCCGGCGCGGCGTGGCAGACGTCGCCACCTCCCGCAAGCGGGTCGAGCTGCAGGTCCAGCAGTTGGAGCAGCAGTCGGGCAAGCTGGAGACCCAGAGCCGCACTGCCCTGGGGCAGGGACGCGAGGACCTGGCGCGCGAGGCGCTGACCCGCCGCTCCGGGCTGCAGTCCCAGATCGACGGCCTGCGCCAGCAGCACGAGCAGCTCCAAGGCGAGGAGCAGAAGCTGACCCTGGCCGCCCAGCGGCTGCAGGCCAAGGTCGACTCCTTCCGCACCCGCAAGGAGACCATCAAGGCCACCTACACCGCCGCCCAGGCCCAGACCCAGATCAGCGAGGCCTTCTCCGGCATCTCCGAGGAGATGGGCGACGTCGGCATGGCGGTCCAGCGCGCCGAGGACAAGACCGCCGAGATGCAGGCGCGCTCCGGGGCGGTCGACGAGCTCCTTGCCTCCGGCGCCCTCGACGACGTCACCGGCACCTCCCAGGACGACATCCAGTCCGAGCTCGACCGCATGTCCAGCACCAGCGGCGTGGAGCTGGAGCTGGAGCGGATGAAGCAGGAGATCGGCCAGGGCGGCTCGGAGTCCGCACGCCAGATCGAGGGCGGCGAGTCCGGTTCCCAGGGCACCTCGGGCAGCGGCGGCGCCGGCGCCAACGGCAGCGCCAACGGCGGCCAGCCCGGGCAGACCCAGTCCTACCGCCAAGGGGAGGGCGCATGA
- the pspAA gene encoding PspA-associated protein PspAA, with translation MIVRIMGEGQLDLSDADLDLLNQFDRTLEEALESGSEDTFREALRDLLERVRQDGNPLPPDTLEPSQFILPHADASMEEVRAMLGDEGLIPDLA, from the coding sequence ATGATCGTCCGCATCATGGGCGAGGGCCAGCTCGACCTCAGCGACGCCGACCTCGACCTGCTCAACCAGTTCGACCGCACCCTCGAAGAGGCCCTGGAGAGCGGCAGCGAGGACACGTTCCGCGAGGCGCTGCGCGACCTGCTGGAGCGCGTCCGCCAGGACGGCAACCCGCTTCCGCCGGACACGCTGGAGCCGTCGCAGTTCATCCTGCCGCACGCCGACGCCAGCATGGAGGAGGTCCGTGCGATGCTCGGCGACGAAGGGCTCATCCCCGACCTCGCCTGA
- the htpX gene encoding zinc metalloprotease HtpX: MAGSKFIPDRGLTARMVLTMALLGVLYVAFVIALYLVGMPLWLLVLVVLGFAAFQYFASDKIAVFSMGAREVSPAEAPELHGVVDRLCAMADMPKPRVAIAETDVPNAFATGHNRKNAVVCATTGIMRRLDTAELESVLAHELSHVAHRDVMVMTIAGFLGIVAGFLTQMGLRFAFFTGGARSNDSGPAPAVVALLVVLVSALVWALSFLLTRGLSRYRELSADRAAAYLTGRPSTLGSALTKISGDMARIPTDDLRRAEPFNAFFFTPAVSKKGFSLSHLLSTHPPMERRLDQLSDISRQLGSGT, translated from the coding sequence GTGGCTGGTTCGAAGTTCATCCCCGACCGCGGGCTGACCGCCCGCATGGTCCTCACCATGGCGCTGCTGGGCGTCCTCTACGTGGCGTTCGTCATCGCGCTGTACCTGGTGGGCATGCCGTTGTGGCTGCTGGTACTGGTGGTGCTGGGCTTCGCCGCCTTCCAGTACTTCGCCTCCGACAAGATCGCCGTCTTCTCCATGGGCGCCCGGGAGGTCTCGCCCGCCGAGGCGCCCGAGCTGCACGGCGTCGTCGACCGGCTGTGCGCGATGGCCGACATGCCCAAGCCGCGAGTGGCAATCGCCGAGACCGACGTCCCCAACGCCTTCGCCACCGGCCACAACCGCAAGAACGCCGTGGTCTGCGCCACCACCGGGATCATGCGCCGCCTGGACACCGCCGAGCTGGAGTCCGTGCTGGCCCACGAGCTGTCCCACGTCGCCCACCGCGACGTGATGGTCATGACCATCGCCGGGTTCCTCGGCATCGTGGCCGGCTTCCTGACGCAGATGGGACTGCGCTTCGCCTTCTTCACCGGCGGCGCGCGCAGCAACGACAGCGGCCCGGCGCCGGCCGTGGTCGCCCTGCTGGTCGTGCTGGTCAGTGCCCTCGTGTGGGCGCTGAGCTTCCTGCTGACGCGGGGCCTCTCGCGCTACCGCGAACTCTCCGCGGACCGCGCGGCCGCCTACCTGACCGGCCGCCCCTCCACCCTGGGCAGCGCGCTGACCAAGATCAGCGGCGACATGGCGCGCATCCCCACCGACGACCTGCGCCGGGCGGAGCCGTTCAACGCGTTCTTCTTCACGCCCGCGGTCTCCAAGAAGGGGTTCAGCCTCAGCCATCTGCTGTCCACACACCCGCCGATGGAGCGGCGTCTGGACCAGCTCTCCGACATCTCGCGGCAACTGGGTAGCGGGACCTGA
- the pspAB gene encoding PspA-associated protein PspAB, whose amino-acid sequence MSFLRTLLGRSKPAQPDLDALFGLPTAAVTLEAAAGLRPTGSGSVAFRPAEGQAFTELQQSVTELLNADEGPEVEATADEYGYTWLVMQAPAAAQQAADQEAAAEPQPGPPADSGAAGVSELVTDIHAVNSSLEAHGFGPSLLCSLVAFADGRGRRVALVYLYKRGTFYPFAPLAGQRRDNALELQIEAAIGDDLPIERDKARWFPVYGAPGL is encoded by the coding sequence ATGAGTTTCCTGCGCACCCTGCTGGGCCGCTCCAAGCCGGCCCAGCCCGACCTGGACGCCCTGTTCGGCCTGCCCACGGCCGCCGTCACCTTGGAGGCCGCCGCCGGACTGCGGCCCACCGGAAGCGGCTCGGTGGCCTTCCGCCCGGCCGAGGGGCAGGCGTTCACCGAGCTGCAGCAGAGCGTCACCGAACTCCTCAACGCCGACGAGGGCCCCGAGGTGGAGGCCACGGCCGACGAGTACGGCTACACCTGGCTGGTGATGCAGGCGCCCGCGGCGGCTCAGCAGGCCGCCGACCAGGAGGCGGCGGCCGAACCCCAGCCCGGACCGCCCGCGGATTCGGGTGCCGCGGGCGTCAGCGAGCTGGTCACCGACATCCACGCCGTCAACTCCTCGCTGGAGGCCCACGGGTTCGGTCCGTCCCTGCTGTGCTCGCTGGTCGCCTTCGCCGACGGCCGCGGCCGCCGGGTCGCGCTCGTCTACCTCTACAAGCGCGGCACCTTCTACCCCTTCGCCCCGCTGGCCGGGCAGCGCCGCGACAACGCCCTGGAGCTGCAGATCGAGGCCGCGATCGGCGACGACCTCCCCATCGAGCGCGACAAGGCCCGCTGGTTCCCCGTCTACGGCGCGCCCGGCCTGTGA
- a CDS encoding glycerate kinase family protein, producing the protein MRIVIAPDKFAGTLSAVEAAEAVAEGWRSADPGVQARLLPLSDGGPGFVEVLHTALGGTLHEAEVTGPLGTPVSARYLVSGATAYIESAQACGLHRVPEDRRDPGRTTSRGVGELIADAVGAGARSVVVGLGGSSTNDGGAGMLAALGAEPGAGLSGGGAVLAGLERPVDLAAAREALRGVSLVAATDVDNPLLGLHGASAVFGPQKGADADQVQRLDAALAAFAEATDPGGLREASGAGAAGGLGYGMLLIGGTVESGVARVLGAVGLAGDVAAADLVITGEGSFDTQSLRGKLPHGVAKAAADQGVPCVVLAGAVAVGRQEAAAAGIAETYSLVESAGSTEAALSRSAEELRKLAADVARRWAGARSGAGERRDD; encoded by the coding sequence GTGCGCATCGTTATCGCTCCTGACAAGTTCGCCGGAACCCTCAGCGCCGTCGAGGCGGCCGAGGCGGTCGCCGAAGGCTGGCGCTCGGCCGACCCGGGCGTGCAGGCCCGGCTGCTGCCGCTGTCCGACGGCGGCCCCGGATTCGTCGAGGTCCTGCACACCGCCCTGGGCGGAACCCTGCACGAGGCCGAGGTCACCGGCCCGCTGGGCACGCCGGTGTCCGCCCGGTACCTGGTCTCGGGTGCCACCGCCTACATCGAGAGCGCCCAGGCGTGCGGTCTGCACCGGGTTCCCGAGGACCGCCGCGACCCCGGCCGCACCACCAGCCGCGGTGTGGGCGAACTGATCGCCGACGCGGTCGGGGCCGGTGCGCGCAGCGTCGTCGTCGGCCTCGGCGGCAGCTCTACCAACGACGGCGGCGCCGGCATGCTCGCCGCACTGGGCGCCGAACCCGGCGCGGGGCTAAGTGGCGGCGGCGCGGTGCTGGCCGGCCTGGAGCGGCCCGTCGACCTCGCGGCGGCCCGCGAGGCCCTGCGCGGCGTGTCCCTGGTGGCCGCCACCGACGTCGACAACCCGCTGCTGGGGCTGCACGGCGCCAGCGCCGTCTTCGGGCCGCAGAAGGGGGCCGACGCCGACCAGGTGCAGCGGTTGGACGCCGCGCTCGCCGCTTTCGCCGAGGCCACCGATCCCGGAGGGCTGCGTGAGGCGTCCGGCGCCGGCGCCGCGGGCGGGCTGGGCTACGGCATGCTGCTGATCGGCGGAACGGTCGAGTCCGGCGTGGCTCGCGTCCTGGGCGCGGTGGGGCTGGCGGGTGACGTCGCCGCGGCCGACCTCGTGATCACCGGTGAAGGCTCCTTCGACACCCAGTCGCTGCGCGGCAAGCTCCCGCACGGCGTGGCCAAGGCCGCCGCAGACCAGGGCGTGCCGTGCGTGGTGCTCGCCGGCGCGGTGGCGGTGGGCCGCCAGGAGGCGGCGGCCGCCGGGATCGCCGAGACCTACTCGCTGGTGGAGTCGGCGGGGTCCACCGAGGCCGCGCTGAGCCGCTCGGCCGAGGAGTTGCGCAAGCTCGCTGCGGACGTCGCCCGCCGCTGGGCGGGGGCCCGCAGCGGCGCGGGCGAACGGCGCGACGATTAA
- a CDS encoding HesB/IscA family protein, which produces MTVQSEAPAQGIILTEHASGKVKGLLEQEGRDDLRLRVAVQPGGCSGLRYQLFFDERELDGDVVRDFSGVEVVTDRMSAPYLMGATIDFVDTIEKQGFTIDNPNATGSCACGDSFN; this is translated from the coding sequence ATGACGGTTCAGAGCGAGGCCCCCGCGCAGGGCATCATCCTGACGGAGCACGCGTCGGGCAAGGTCAAGGGCCTCCTGGAGCAGGAGGGCCGGGACGACCTGCGGCTCCGTGTCGCGGTACAGCCGGGTGGCTGCTCCGGGCTCCGCTACCAGCTGTTCTTCGACGAGCGCGAGCTCGACGGCGATGTCGTGCGCGACTTCTCCGGCGTCGAGGTCGTCACCGACCGGATGAGCGCCCCCTACCTGATGGGCGCCACCATCGACTTCGTCGACACCATCGAGAAGCAGGGCTTCACCATCGACAACCCGAACGCCACGGGTTCCTGCGCCTGCGGCGACTCCTTCAACTAA
- a CDS encoding carbohydrate kinase family protein, giving the protein MRIAVTGSIASDHLMTFEGRFSEQLIADQLEQVSLSFLVDELEVRRGGCAPNISFAMGVLGLRPYLVGAAGADFDEYRAWLERHGVDTSGVHISELRHTARFVCTTDKDHNQIASFYAGAMAEARNIELKPLSDAVGGYDLVLVSANDPGAMTRHSAECRDRGLPFAADPSQQLAFMDGPDVRELIEGATYLFTNEYEKALCEQKTGWSDEEILDRVQTRVTTLGAKGVRIDRRGEPPVSVGPAAVTEKVDPTGVGDAFRAGFLTGLHWGLSLELAAQVGNAVAVHCLEVNGPQEYDLTAASLLDKITESYGEESAREIKPHLS; this is encoded by the coding sequence GTGCGCATCGCGGTTACCGGATCGATTGCCTCCGACCATCTGATGACCTTCGAGGGACGGTTCTCCGAACAACTCATCGCCGATCAGCTTGAGCAGGTTTCGCTGTCGTTCCTGGTGGACGAGCTTGAGGTGCGGCGCGGCGGTTGCGCCCCCAACATCAGCTTCGCCATGGGGGTCCTGGGCCTGCGCCCGTACCTCGTCGGCGCGGCGGGGGCCGACTTCGACGAGTACCGCGCCTGGCTGGAGCGCCACGGGGTGGACACCTCCGGCGTGCACATCTCCGAGCTCCGCCACACGGCCCGCTTCGTCTGCACGACCGACAAGGACCACAACCAGATCGCGTCGTTCTACGCCGGAGCCATGGCCGAGGCGCGCAACATCGAGCTGAAGCCGCTCTCCGACGCCGTGGGCGGCTACGACCTGGTCCTCGTCAGCGCCAACGACCCCGGCGCCATGACCCGCCACAGCGCGGAGTGCCGCGACCGCGGCCTCCCCTTCGCCGCCGACCCCTCCCAGCAGCTGGCCTTCATGGACGGCCCGGATGTGCGGGAGCTGATCGAGGGCGCCACCTACCTGTTCACCAACGAGTACGAGAAGGCGCTCTGCGAGCAGAAGACCGGCTGGAGCGACGAGGAGATCCTCGACCGCGTGCAGACGCGCGTGACGACGCTGGGCGCCAAGGGCGTGCGCATCGACCGCCGCGGCGAGCCGCCGGTCAGCGTCGGCCCGGCCGCGGTCACCGAGAAGGTCGACCCCACGGGTGTGGGGGACGCGTTCCGCGCCGGCTTCCTCACGGGCCTGCACTGGGGCCTGTCGCTGGAGCTGGCGGCCCAGGTCGGCAACGCCGTCGCCGTGCACTGCCTGGAGGTCAACGGCCCTCAGGAGTACGACCTGACGGCGGCCAGCCTGCTCGACAAGATCACCGAGTCCTACGGCGAGGAGAGTGCGCGCGAGATCAAGCCGCACCTGTCCTGA
- a CDS encoding DUF2470 domain-containing protein, protein MRQPSPSGTERVRSLAATATPTAAALADNPDTRFSVAGAVDHAGRVLLWVAAHHPLHEALREGRRTDPGPEVGIDLSALRRVGRTSTVRARLWCQGRAEPVPDHERRRAALAVWERDPDEELLAAAARQPEPDASVLLRVPPRKVIYHTYDAAGVIEGSAFTLARPDPLTVPGERIIDLVNDRYRDELARAVGRLPDAPRGAAWLWELDARGATTWVNAADGGEAALVRVPWSAPVHTACQLERALFDFLADDAADSGPAGSGHRRGCPMGEAHRHR, encoded by the coding sequence ATGCGACAACCCAGCCCGTCCGGAACCGAACGGGTCCGCTCCCTTGCCGCCACGGCGACCCCCACCGCAGCGGCGTTGGCAGACAATCCCGACACGCGTTTCAGCGTGGCCGGGGCGGTCGATCACGCCGGCCGCGTACTCCTCTGGGTCGCGGCGCACCACCCGCTGCACGAGGCACTGCGAGAGGGGCGGCGCACAGATCCCGGCCCGGAGGTCGGTATCGATCTGTCCGCTCTTCGGCGTGTGGGTCGCACCTCTACTGTACGCGCTCGGCTGTGGTGCCAGGGCAGGGCCGAGCCCGTACCCGACCACGAGCGGCGCAGGGCGGCCCTCGCCGTGTGGGAGCGCGACCCCGACGAGGAACTGCTGGCGGCCGCCGCCCGCCAACCGGAGCCCGACGCCTCTGTGCTGCTGCGCGTACCGCCGCGCAAGGTGATTTACCACACCTACGACGCGGCCGGGGTGATCGAGGGCTCCGCGTTCACACTGGCCCGCCCCGACCCGCTCACGGTTCCCGGCGAGCGGATCATCGACCTGGTCAACGACCGCTACCGCGACGAATTGGCGCGCGCCGTCGGCCGCCTGCCCGACGCTCCGCGCGGAGCCGCGTGGCTGTGGGAGCTCGACGCCCGCGGCGCGACGACGTGGGTCAACGCCGCCGACGGCGGCGAAGCCGCGCTGGTGCGGGTCCCCTGGAGCGCGCCCGTGCACACCGCCTGCCAACTGGAGCGCGCACTGTTCGACTTCCTCGCCGACGACGCGGCCGACTCCGGACCGGCCGGGTCGGGGCACCGCCGCGGCTGCCCCATGGGCGAGGCGCACCGGCACCGCTGA
- the rpsD gene encoding 30S ribosomal protein S4 produces the protein MRYTGPKVRLSRRAGTPLTRKAVSYFEKRPYPPGEHGRRVRRSTSDYAVRQAEKQKLRWYYDLSEKQLARTYDTAKKRPGRTGEELIAELESRLVSVVLRSGLAPSIYAARQYINHGHITVDGKKVDIPSYHVKPGQVIGVREKSRQMVPFVEAAEGVHADDKTAGYLAVSHKDLRVAVVDRPKREQVPVPFDEQLVVEYYAR, from the coding sequence ATGCGCTACACCGGACCTAAGGTGCGGTTGTCCCGGCGCGCGGGTACCCCGCTGACCCGTAAGGCGGTCAGCTACTTCGAGAAGCGGCCCTACCCCCCGGGTGAGCACGGCCGCCGCGTTCGGCGCTCGACCAGCGACTACGCGGTCCGCCAGGCGGAGAAGCAGAAGCTGCGCTGGTACTACGACCTGTCCGAGAAGCAGCTCGCCCGCACCTACGACACGGCCAAGAAGCGGCCCGGGCGTACGGGTGAGGAGCTGATCGCCGAGCTGGAGTCGCGGCTCGTCTCGGTGGTGCTCCGCTCCGGCCTGGCGCCGTCGATCTACGCGGCGCGCCAGTACATCAACCACGGCCACATCACCGTGGACGGCAAGAAGGTCGACATCCCGTCGTACCACGTCAAGCCGGGCCAGGTGATCGGCGTGCGGGAGAAGTCCCGCCAGATGGTGCCCTTCGTGGAGGCCGCCGAGGGCGTGCACGCCGACGACAAGACGGCGGGCTACCTCGCGGTGAGCCACAAGGACCTGCGTGTGGCGGTCGTCGACCGCCCCAAGCGCGAGCAGGTCCCGGTGCCCTTCGACGAGCAGCTCGTCGTCGAGTACTACGCGCGCTAG
- a CDS encoding sulfurtransferase TusA family protein — MSDQPLVTVEAIGRKCPIPIIMLAGRIREVPIGSVIAVTADDPAASADIPSWCRMKMQEFVAEVPLEQGSAFHIRRMY, encoded by the coding sequence TTGTCGGACCAACCGTTGGTGACGGTCGAGGCGATCGGCCGCAAGTGCCCGATCCCCATCATCATGCTCGCCGGACGCATCCGCGAGGTCCCGATCGGGTCGGTGATCGCTGTGACGGCCGACGACCCGGCGGCCAGCGCCGACATCCCGTCGTGGTGCCGGATGAAGATGCAGGAGTTCGTGGCCGAGGTTCCGCTGGAGCAGGGCAGCGCCTTCCACATCCGGCGCATGTACTGA
- the ctaC gene encoding aa3-type cytochrome oxidase subunit II, with protein MSPTRHRNRRPALRRWAPRGAALAALGLAATGCASNEFTRLGLPEPITEQGHRVLTLWQGSWVAAFAVGILVWGLIVWSIIFHRKRSEQLPPQVRYNMPIEALYTVLPIVIIAVLFYFTARDQTALLSTEEEADTNIEVVAFQWSWQFNYLDEARDNAETPGGEPQAGDEEGGSEAQPRFSVAGTPQEKPTLVLREGDVVHFDLTSPDVIHSFWIPAFAFKMDVIPGQDNEFQVKVQEGTAGTYAGRCAELCGVDHSRMLFDLKVMEPAAYDAWVAEQEAAAQQQQLETEQELESGPEAPGGPDLPGPEGEGAEDEVTDAGPPVGEPSPADEAGVPAAANEEAGR; from the coding sequence GTGAGTCCGACCCGCCATAGGAATCGGCGCCCCGCGCTGCGCCGATGGGCACCGCGTGGCGCCGCGCTCGCCGCGCTGGGCCTGGCCGCGACCGGCTGCGCGTCGAACGAGTTCACTCGTTTGGGCTTGCCGGAGCCGATCACCGAACAGGGCCACCGCGTCCTCACGCTCTGGCAGGGTTCATGGGTGGCGGCGTTCGCGGTCGGCATTCTCGTATGGGGCTTGATCGTCTGGTCGATCATCTTCCACCGCAAGCGCTCCGAGCAGCTCCCGCCGCAGGTGCGCTACAACATGCCCATCGAGGCGCTCTACACCGTCCTGCCGATCGTGATCATCGCGGTGCTCTTCTACTTCACCGCGCGCGACCAGACGGCGCTGCTGTCCACCGAGGAAGAGGCCGACACCAACATCGAGGTCGTCGCCTTCCAGTGGAGCTGGCAGTTCAACTACCTCGACGAGGCCCGCGACAACGCCGAGACACCGGGCGGCGAGCCGCAGGCCGGTGACGAAGAGGGCGGCTCCGAGGCGCAGCCGCGGTTCTCCGTCGCCGGCACCCCGCAGGAGAAGCCCACCCTGGTGCTGCGCGAGGGCGACGTGGTGCACTTCGACCTGACCTCGCCCGACGTCATCCACTCGTTCTGGATCCCGGCCTTCGCGTTCAAGATGGACGTCATCCCCGGCCAGGACAACGAGTTCCAGGTCAAGGTGCAGGAGGGCACCGCGGGCACCTACGCGGGCCGCTGCGCCGAACTGTGCGGTGTCGACCACTCCCGGATGCTCTTCGACCTGAAGGTGATGGAGCCCGCCGCCTACGACGCCTGGGTGGCCGAGCAGGAGGCCGCGGCCCAGCAGCAGCAGCTGGAGACCGAGCAGGAGCTCGAATCCGGCCCCGAGGCCCCCGGAGGGCCCGACCTGCCCGGCCCCGAGGGAGAGGGCGCCGAGGACGAAGTGACCGACGCAGGGCCGCCCGTCGGCGAGCCGTCGCCGGCCGACGAGGCGGGCGTCCCCGCAGCGGCGAACGAGGAGGCTGGGCGCTGA
- the ctaD gene encoding aa3-type cytochrome oxidase subunit I: MATVVQTPEAASPASTRKGSIIVSWMSSTDHKVIGYMYLITSFAFFVFGGILALVMRAELLWPGMQVVSHEQFNQLFTMHGTIMLLLFATPLFVGFTNIIMPLQIGAPDVAFPRMNLFGYYLFLFGGLIVVGGFLTPGGAASFGWFAYTPLSDAVRSPGLGGDLWIMGLLVSGLGTILSAVNFITTGLCMRAPGMTMFRMPIFCWNGMLTSVLVLIAFPVLTAALIALGADRIVGTNVFDPQHGGAILWQHLFWFFGHPEVYIIALPFFGIATEVLPVFSRKPIFGYKSLVAATIAITGLSVTVWAHHMFPTGAVLLPFFSFMSFLIAVPTGIKFFNWIGTMWRGQLVFATPMLFTVGFLVTFLFGGLTGVLLASPPIDFHVTDSYFVVAHFHYVVFGTVVFAMFAGFYFWWPKFTGKMLNEGLGKLHFWLLFLGFHGTFLVQHWLGAEGFPRRYADYLPSDGFTALNMVSSVSSFVLGASTLIFFWNMWVTHRNAAKVEVDDPWEYGCSLEWATSCPPPRHNFTSLPRIRSERPAFDLKHPHAAAPGAAPTPATAK; encoded by the coding sequence ATGGCGACCGTGGTTCAGACCCCCGAGGCGGCCTCGCCCGCAAGCACCCGCAAGGGTTCGATCATCGTCAGCTGGATGTCGTCGACGGACCACAAGGTCATCGGGTACATGTACCTGATCACCTCGTTCGCGTTCTTCGTCTTCGGCGGCATCCTGGCCCTGGTCATGCGCGCCGAGCTGCTGTGGCCGGGCATGCAGGTCGTCAGCCACGAGCAGTTCAACCAGCTGTTCACCATGCACGGCACGATCATGCTGCTGCTGTTCGCGACCCCGCTGTTCGTCGGGTTCACCAACATCATCATGCCGCTGCAGATCGGCGCGCCTGATGTGGCCTTCCCGCGCATGAACCTGTTCGGGTACTACCTCTTCCTGTTCGGCGGCCTCATCGTGGTCGGCGGGTTCCTCACCCCCGGCGGCGCCGCCAGCTTCGGCTGGTTCGCCTATACGCCGTTGTCCGACGCGGTGCGCTCGCCCGGCCTCGGCGGCGACCTGTGGATCATGGGCCTGCTGGTGAGCGGTCTGGGCACGATCCTCAGCGCCGTCAACTTCATCACCACCGGCCTGTGCATGCGCGCACCCGGTATGACGATGTTCCGCATGCCGATCTTCTGCTGGAACGGGATGCTGACCAGCGTGCTGGTGCTCATCGCCTTCCCGGTGCTGACCGCGGCCCTGATCGCGCTGGGTGCCGACCGGATCGTCGGCACGAACGTGTTCGACCCCCAGCACGGCGGCGCGATCCTGTGGCAGCACCTGTTCTGGTTCTTCGGCCACCCCGAGGTCTACATCATCGCGCTGCCGTTCTTCGGTATCGCGACCGAAGTGCTGCCGGTCTTCAGCCGCAAGCCGATCTTCGGCTACAAAAGCCTGGTGGCGGCCACCATCGCCATCACCGGCCTGTCGGTGACCGTGTGGGCCCACCACATGTTCCCCACCGGCGCGGTGCTGCTGCCGTTCTTCTCGTTCATGTCCTTCCTCATCGCGGTGCCGACCGGGATCAAGTTCTTCAACTGGATCGGCACGATGTGGCGCGGCCAGCTGGTCTTCGCCACCCCGATGCTGTTCACCGTCGGGTTCCTGGTCACCTTCCTGTTCGGCGGGCTGACCGGCGTCCTGCTGGCCTCTCCGCCGATCGACTTCCACGTCACCGACTCCTACTTCGTGGTGGCCCACTTCCACTACGTGGTCTTCGGCACCGTGGTGTTCGCGATGTTCGCCGGCTTCTACTTCTGGTGGCCCAAGTTCACCGGAAAGATGCTCAACGAGGGCCTCGGCAAGCTGCACTTCTGGCTGCTGTTCCTCGGCTTCCACGGGACCTTCCTGGTCCAGCACTGGCTGGGCGCCGAGGGCTTCCCGCGCCGGTACGCCGACTACCTGCCCTCCGACGGGTTCACCGCGTTGAACATGGTCTCCTCGGTGAGCTCGTTCGTGCTGGGCGCCTCCACCCTCATCTTCTTCTGGAACATGTGGGTGACCCACCGCAACGCCGCGAAGGTCGAGGTCGACGACCCGTGGGAGTACGGCTGCTCGCTGGAGTGGGCCACCTCCTGCCCGCCGCCGCGCCACAACTTCACCTCGCTGCCGCGCATCCGCTCGGAGCGCCCGGCGTTCGACCTGAAGCACCCGCACGCCGCCGCACCGGGTGCGGCACCCACACCCGCAACCGCGAAGTAG
- a CDS encoding cytochrome c oxidase subunit 4, with the protein MKMQAYLFMGISTFFGLVAAMYAYWSWVSEGYVEWTGTVALVVAVFFGWMIGFWLWQSARRSERYHGLAPEERLDGEVAENSGEYGFFSPHSWWPLFVAMAVAFMAIGVAIGWWMVFVGALAVILTAIGWVFEYYRGEFSH; encoded by the coding sequence ATGAAGATGCAGGCTTACCTGTTTATGGGTATCTCAACCTTCTTCGGTCTGGTTGCGGCCATGTACGCCTACTGGTCCTGGGTGTCCGAGGGCTACGTCGAGTGGACGGGCACGGTCGCCCTGGTCGTCGCGGTGTTCTTCGGCTGGATGATCGGCTTCTGGCTGTGGCAGTCGGCCCGGCGCAGCGAGCGCTACCACGGGCTGGCGCCCGAGGAGCGGCTGGACGGCGAGGTCGCCGAGAACTCCGGCGAGTACGGGTTCTTCAGCCCGCACAGCTGGTGGCCGCTGTTCGTGGCGATGGCGGTCGCCTTCATGGCGATCGGCGTGGCCATCGGCTGGTGGATGGTCTTCGTCGGAGCCCTGGCCGTCATCCTCACCGCGATCGGGTGGGTGTTCGAGTACTACCGCGGCGAGTTCAGCCACTAG